One Acidimicrobiia bacterium DNA segment encodes these proteins:
- the murA gene encoding UDP-N-acetylglucosamine 1-carboxyvinyltransferase, which translates to MDRFKIIGGRPLSGTVRPAGNKNSALPMLAATLLGDSPSILSNVPDIGDVRTMLSLLEALGAEVERGSNGTVRVDPSRVRPVPLDTELSAKIRASLLLAGPMLGRFGEITLPPPGGDTIGRRRNDTHWLALEALGATLEVVNHIHELRAPAGLVGADILLDEASVMATENAVMAAVLAKGTTIIRNAASEPHVQDLCAMLVQMGAKIEGIGSNLLVIEGQDNLSGANVTISADFMEIGSFIGLGAITEGNLRIGPVDHETLRMIVAKFDILGVKITVNGDYIQVPSGQELIIREDHGGKIPRIHEAPWPGFPADLMSIALVVATQASGTVLLHQWMFESRLYFTDRLIEMGARIIVADPHRAVVTGPSLLRGSTVQSPDIRAGMALLMAAMCAEGPSTIGNIHQIDRGYERIDEKLRMLGADIERISAND; encoded by the coding sequence ATGGATCGGTTCAAAATCATTGGTGGACGCCCACTCAGCGGCACCGTTCGCCCCGCTGGAAACAAAAACTCCGCTTTGCCTATGTTGGCGGCAACCTTGTTGGGCGATAGTCCAAGCATCCTGTCAAATGTGCCCGACATTGGTGACGTTCGGACCATGTTGAGTTTGCTTGAAGCCCTAGGTGCCGAAGTTGAACGTGGCAGCAACGGTACGGTGCGGGTAGACCCAAGCCGGGTACGGCCAGTTCCCCTCGACACCGAGCTATCAGCCAAAATTCGTGCTTCGTTGTTGCTAGCCGGGCCGATGTTAGGTCGCTTTGGGGAAATCACGCTGCCGCCACCTGGGGGCGACACTATTGGTCGACGACGTAACGATACCCACTGGCTGGCTCTTGAAGCTTTGGGGGCAACCCTAGAAGTGGTCAATCACATTCACGAGCTGCGGGCACCTGCTGGCCTGGTGGGTGCCGATATTTTGTTGGATGAAGCTTCGGTGATGGCTACAGAAAATGCGGTCATGGCGGCCGTGTTGGCCAAAGGCACCACCATTATTCGCAATGCTGCTTCCGAGCCCCACGTGCAAGATCTCTGCGCCATGTTGGTGCAAATGGGTGCCAAGATTGAGGGCATTGGTTCCAACCTGTTGGTAATCGAAGGCCAAGACAACCTGTCGGGGGCCAACGTCACGATCTCAGCTGACTTTATGGAGATCGGCTCGTTTATTGGTCTGGGGGCCATCACGGAAGGCAATCTGCGTATTGGCCCGGTGGACCATGAAACGCTCCGTATGATTGTGGCTAAATTCGATATTTTGGGTGTAAAAATCACCGTTAATGGCGACTACATTCAAGTCCCCTCAGGCCAAGAACTAATTATCCGGGAAGACCACGGCGGTAAAATTCCCCGTATCCATGAAGCACCGTGGCCAGGATTTCCAGCTGACTTAATGTCTATTGCCTTGGTAGTGGCCACCCAAGCCAGCGGTACCGTGCTATTGCACCAGTGGATGTTTGAAAGTCGGCTTTATTTCACCGACCGGCTGATTGAAATGGGGGCCCGCATAATTGTGGCCGACCCCCACCGAGCGGTGGTTACCGGCCCTTCGCTGCTTCGCGGTTCTACTGTCCAATCACCTGATATCCGGGCTGGCATGGCCTTGTTAATGGCCGCTATGTGTGCCGAAGGCCCATCGACCATTGGCAACATTCATCAAATAGACCGAGGCTACGAGCGAATTGATGAGAAGTTGCGCATGTTGGGGGCCGACATCGAACGCATCTCTGCTAATGACTAG